In Aminobacterium sp. MB27-C1, a single genomic region encodes these proteins:
- a CDS encoding ABC transporter substrate-binding protein has protein sequence MSNVWNSQVRFRLVQFYLLVLFALPLLFCSKTAYATYPTTENPTPNLNRIIKSGVLKVGTIPDYIPFQMVHKDGELFGYNIELMKNIAQELGVKLEIKQPAFNMLIPSLQNGDIDMLIMGMAITPKRALAVDFTIPYFHTGYCLLANMKHKNELQSIADFNQKDIILGAMMGTPTVEKAQKACPNAIVKEFNHLGTAFMALLAEQIDGVFADEALAMYFSLLQPEKTYPIYEKLTNNGHGITIKQGQPDLLLWLNTYLRNYMDSPEYKENYDKWFTNHWWWEELSPSLKGQ, from the coding sequence ATGAGCAACGTATGGAATTCACAAGTAAGGTTTCGGCTAGTTCAATTCTATCTATTGGTATTGTTTGCTCTTCCTCTCTTATTCTGCAGTAAAACGGCTTATGCCACCTACCCAACGACAGAAAATCCAACACCTAATCTCAATCGAATAATAAAATCTGGCGTTCTTAAAGTAGGTACAATTCCAGACTACATCCCTTTTCAAATGGTACACAAAGATGGAGAGCTTTTTGGTTACAATATTGAACTCATGAAAAACATTGCTCAAGAACTAGGCGTAAAGTTAGAAATAAAGCAACCTGCATTCAACATGCTTATTCCCTCACTGCAAAATGGTGATATTGATATGCTTATTATGGGAATGGCGATTACTCCCAAAAGAGCCCTGGCCGTAGACTTTACTATTCCTTATTTCCATACCGGATACTGTTTATTGGCAAATATGAAACATAAAAACGAACTTCAATCTATAGCTGATTTCAATCAAAAGGACATCATTCTTGGCGCTATGATGGGAACTCCTACCGTCGAAAAAGCTCAGAAAGCGTGTCCCAACGCAATAGTAAAAGAGTTTAATCATCTAGGGACAGCTTTCATGGCTCTTTTAGCAGAGCAAATAGATGGCGTATTTGCCGACGAAGCCCTAGCAATGTATTTTTCTCTACTCCAGCCAGAAAAAACCTATCCCATCTACGAAAAACTTACAAATAACGGACATGGAATCACCATTAAACAGGGACAACCAGACTTGCTTTTATGGCTGAACACATACTTACGTAATTATATGGATTCACCTGAATATAAAGAAAACTACGATAAATGGTTTACCAACCATTGGTGGTGGGAAGAATTATCCCCGTCCCTTAAAGGGCAATAA
- a CDS encoding M20 family metallopeptidase has translation MLFSRKKEYDECISLLDEQEVIEFLSELIQVNSSNPPGNEINVAYKVHEKLKSYGISSEIWELNQSNRANLMAKIGNNSNGPNLVYSGHYDVVPAGEGWKHAPFGAVIEGDLMYGRGTSDMKAGVTAMTLAMCILKKARIELKGSLSLLGTSGEEVDLYGSRAYVEKYGADGIDAIAISEASNGTVFVAEKGTLWLKFISKGKRAHGGQPKQGVNALTNMIEFMNQLKDLKFKEMENTYLSAPTFSLTTMHAGDLTNIIPDRCEAKVDIRTIPGNDHAALLAQIDAIIEKLKSQNKDMDITYEILHNLLPIETNPNNPLVKSAENSYEQLFSKKPDLQGVVYYTDAVPFREINPEIPVIIYGPGNFTRNHKIDEYVELSSVIDATKFYIALALDYLS, from the coding sequence ATGCTTTTTAGTAGAAAAAAAGAATATGATGAGTGTATATCTTTGTTGGATGAGCAGGAGGTCATTGAATTCCTTTCTGAATTAATTCAAGTGAATAGTTCTAACCCTCCAGGCAATGAAATAAACGTAGCCTACAAAGTTCATGAGAAACTAAAAAGTTATGGGATAAGTTCAGAAATATGGGAATTAAATCAAAGCAATCGCGCTAATTTAATGGCAAAAATTGGGAATAATTCTAATGGTCCAAATCTTGTTTATAGCGGGCATTATGATGTTGTTCCTGCTGGAGAAGGATGGAAGCATGCTCCTTTTGGTGCAGTAATAGAAGGAGACTTAATGTATGGCCGCGGAACCAGTGACATGAAAGCTGGTGTTACCGCGATGACTTTAGCTATGTGTATTCTTAAAAAAGCTAGAATTGAATTAAAAGGTTCTTTGAGTTTATTGGGGACGTCTGGAGAAGAAGTGGACCTTTATGGCTCAAGAGCGTATGTAGAAAAATATGGAGCAGATGGCATCGATGCCATTGCTATAAGTGAGGCAAGTAATGGCACTGTTTTTGTCGCTGAAAAAGGTACATTGTGGCTCAAGTTCATTTCAAAAGGGAAAAGGGCTCATGGTGGACAACCTAAACAAGGAGTTAATGCACTAACAAATATGATTGAATTTATGAACCAGCTTAAAGACCTTAAATTCAAGGAGATGGAAAATACCTATCTTTCCGCCCCCACTTTTAGCCTTACAACGATGCATGCTGGAGATCTCACTAATATTATTCCTGACAGATGTGAAGCTAAAGTTGATATAAGGACAATTCCAGGGAATGATCATGCTGCACTTCTTGCTCAAATTGATGCCATAATAGAAAAGTTAAAATCGCAAAATAAAGACATGGATATAACGTATGAAATTCTGCATAATCTCTTGCCTATTGAAACAAATCCTAACAACCCTCTAGTAAAAAGTGCTGAGAATTCATATGAGCAGCTTTTTTCAAAAAAACCAGATTTACAAGGTGTTGTGTATTACACAGATGCAGTGCCATTTCGTGAAATTAATCCTGAAATACCTGTCATTATTTATGGCCCAGGGAATTTTACAAGGAATCATAAGATTGACGAATACGTTGAACTTTCTAGTGTTATTGATGCCACTAAGTTCTACATTGCTTTAGCTCTGGATTA
- a CDS encoding amino acid ABC transporter ATP-binding protein has translation MVKHSLLRVENIYKSFGKERVLNGVSFSLQQGEILCLVGPSGCGKSTLLRCINGLEKCDTGQIYLSGAPLCGVSSEKTRHIREKIGVVFQHFNLFSHLNIIDNIALGPLKVKKESEKEAYTRAKKLLQSVGLGEKTEAYPSELSGGQQQRVAIARALAMEPQLLLFDEPTSALDPEMICDVLDVIKNIAKKGATMIIVTHEMAFARQIAHRMIFLENGKILADSSPAHFFGNNSHTRIQCFLKRLPDHHDFFINHYEKKEGSEKDDI, from the coding sequence ATGGTAAAACACTCTCTTTTAAGGGTAGAAAATATCTATAAATCCTTTGGGAAAGAAAGAGTTCTCAATGGAGTATCCTTCTCTCTTCAACAAGGAGAAATACTCTGCCTTGTCGGCCCCAGTGGCTGTGGAAAAAGCACTCTTCTGCGATGTATCAACGGCCTTGAAAAATGTGATACTGGGCAAATATATCTCTCTGGAGCTCCTCTCTGTGGAGTAAGCAGTGAAAAAACACGACATATTCGCGAAAAAATTGGCGTCGTGTTTCAGCATTTTAACCTCTTTTCCCATCTCAATATTATTGACAATATCGCTCTAGGACCTCTCAAGGTAAAGAAAGAATCGGAAAAAGAAGCATATACTCGTGCCAAAAAACTGCTTCAGTCTGTAGGGTTGGGTGAAAAGACAGAAGCGTATCCTTCAGAACTCTCTGGAGGGCAACAGCAACGTGTTGCTATAGCGAGAGCTCTTGCCATGGAGCCACAACTGCTTCTCTTCGATGAACCTACCTCAGCTCTTGATCCGGAAATGATCTGCGATGTGCTTGACGTTATCAAAAATATCGCAAAAAAGGGAGCAACGATGATCATTGTGACGCACGAAATGGCCTTTGCCAGACAAATCGCCCATCGAATGATCTTCCTCGAAAATGGAAAAATTTTAGCGGATTCCTCCCCTGCTCATTTCTTTGGAAATAACAGCCACACCAGAATCCAATGTTTTTTAAAAAGATTGCCAGACCATCACGATTTTTTTATTAATCATTATGAAAAAAAAGAAGGGAGTGAGAAGGATGACATTTAA